Genomic window (Maylandia zebra isolate NMK-2024a linkage group LG11, Mzebra_GT3a, whole genome shotgun sequence):
GCGAAGCAAAAAAACAGGTATGTGGTGCCTTGAGAACTATGTTTAATAAATTTGCCTATCTGACCAAATCAAAAGGTTTCATGATGGAGggtttttgggttttgtttttttttttgtcttttgatgTTGCAGATTTCAGCTGCTATTAGTGAGATGTCTGAAGCCAACAAAGATCTCCTGGAGAAATACAGGAAAGAAGTCGCACTGCGCAGGAAGTATCACGAGCAGCTGGTGGAGCTTAAAGGTATAACACTGAAAGGTTCAAACTGGCCGCACCAAGTAAAATCAGCATCACTGAGCGAGCTCCCTGTTTGCAGGCAACATTCGCGTGCTGTGTCGCGTGAAGCCAGTGCTAAAGGAGGACCAGCACGGAGAGGACCACTCGGTGGTCGTGACGACGGACCCCAACAACGAGTCCTCGCTCTCGGTGCTGAGCAAAGGAAAGGCTCGCATCTTTGAAATGGACAAAATCTTCCACCCACAGTCCACACAGGAAGAGGTAATAAAGATGACACGTGTAAAGGAAGTATTATTGTACAGCAGGAAGACCGCTAACCTTTATTTTGGTTTCCTCAGGTCTTCCAGGAGATTGAACCTCTTGTGACGTCCTGCATCGATGGATACCACGTCTGCATATTTGCTTACGGACAGACGGGCTCTGGAAAAACCTACACTATGGAGGTAAAACACTGATTACTGTACGTGCTACTCATAATAGACATTTAAAGGTTTAATATACAAGCTAAGTACCCTTTTTATTTCCAGGGTACTGTGGAAAACCCAGGTATCAACCAGCGAGCACTGAAACATCTCTTCAGTGAGATTGAGGAGAGGAAGGACATGTGGTCTTACAGTGTCACAGTCAGCTCTGTGGAGATCTACAATGAGGTGCTAAGGTACagctttcctcttttttttctttcgatAGAGCCTTACCTAAATAATAACTACCACTTGTAGATGTGGCtacttgtattttgtattttagagACCTGCTGAGTAAAGATGGAGAGAAACTGGACATAAAGATCAACCCGGATGGAACAGGACAGCTGCACGTGCCGGGCCTCAGGGTCATCGAAGTAAAGAGCTTTCAGCACatcaaaaaggtaaaaaaatgtttgcttctcttctttttatttgttttcaaacACCCACACAGATGCAATTTTTTGAATTATGATTCAGCATTAGAAAAATGATTACACTTATGCTAATTGATTGATTGCTAATCCAGATTCTAGCAACAGCCCGAAGGAACAGGATTACCTTTGGCACTCAGATGAACCAGCACAGCTCCCGCTCCCATGCCCTGCTTTGTATCACTGTTCAGGGCACTGACCTCGCCACTGGTTCCAAAACCACAGGTCAGCTATTAATGCATTTCTGGTTCAAGATGGAACGTTTACAcaagggtgtcaaacataaggtgCGGGGGTCAGAATCAGCACATCAAAAACGCCAATCCAGCCCGCTGGACGGCTTTGGAAAATATAAAGGAGGGAATACATTTTTGGACTTTTGCCTGTATTGTTTTTCAAGTTTGTTCAAGTCCACCCCCACAGCCATTTAtgctattttatgttttatgattGAGGGACAGTTGCGGCAGTGAGCTACTAGAAgtctttctgtaattttacacatttgtcaTGTAGAAAAATCTTTATCTTGTAGATGTGTTAGTGAAATTTCACTTCCTTTATCTTACATTTAGATATCTCAGGAATTAAATGTGTAATTAAACATCTTTACTCTGACAGAAAATGCAGTTTTGACTCGTCCAAGCCACTTAATATCACTTATTATCATGGTTTACAGTCTAATACCTACTTTAAATTTAGGTGAGGGCAGGCTGTGAATTTACCCTTTAAAACTGTCTCTTCACACGGGTATCAGTGTGTAAAGGTTGGGATGAGAAGCAGGGGTTAAGTGTATAAGACAAACATCTGGTATGAGTCTTTGTTGGAATGACTGACTTTATTGCTGACATTACTTTTTCGCTCCCCAGGCAAGTTGAACCTGGTGGACCTGGCTGGCTCGGAGAGGGTGTGGAAGTCCGGTGCAGAGGGAGAGAGGCTGAAAGAGGCCCAGAATATTAACCGCTCTTTGCTGGCACTGGGAGATGTAATTCAGGCACTTAGGGCTCGGCAGACACACATCCCCTTCAGGAACTCCCGTCTTACTTATTTATTGCAAGACTCCCTGGGAAAGGGCAGCAAGACTGTCATGGTTGTGCAGGTAAGATTACTGCTCCAGTCCTACTTAATACCTGATTTATAAGCCTGTGATCATTTACAGTAAATATAAATTCTTATAAGGAGCATCATTTTTGTTCAAATTGTTTTACTAAAGGTTTCTGCTCTGGAGAGTAATGTGGGAGAGACCTTGTGCTCGCTGAAGTTTGCTCAGAGGGTGTGCAAGGTGGAACTGGGTCCTGCTGCCAGGAAGATTGAATCGGGTGGAGGACAgtgtgactgacagccttgAACCACTAGCAATGAATGAATCAGTCAGTACCAGCAAATGAAAACTCCACACTATCAACAAGATTACGAGCAATCGTGCTCAAGGGCTAAATCTGCAGGCGTCTACTTGGCACCAAATGCCAGCCTGCAATCAAGGTTAAGTATTGAGGATTTTATTCTCCGCTTTGCCATTTTCTGCTTCTGTTCCCTTTATTATTGTTAAAATCTGCATGCAGGCGTATTTATTCTTCCACTCCGAGTGCCAAAACATCATCTAACTCGTCCCACTGTCAGAACTTTGATGCTTCCTCTGATCACTCTAGCTCAGTTTCTTAAATGCAAAAATCCAGGATCTGTCGTTTCCTGTGATCATCAGTGTTTAGAGCTACAAACCTGCTCATACAGGTTTGATAAGCTTCCAGAGCCACAATATCAGCACTTCACTTTTTGCAGTATTAGTCATTCTGCTATAAATGTCTGTAGTTTGTAGGCTTCGTCGCCAGTGTGGTATATTTTTGAAGGTTGTAGTGTGTAGGAGAGTCTATTATGGGCTATTATTCATATCAATGACATTTATGTCACATGTTTGTGTAGTTTTTTTGTGTGAGTTTCAGATGAGCAGTGACTGAATTTCTTTTTAGATCTTTGATAAGAGTTTTGTGTAAAGAGGGAAGCTGTTGGAGGGAGCAGGTGGCCTTGTATTAGACTGGTAAAATAATCAGCTGTGCAATATCCTTCTTCTCGAGGACAGTTTGGGCCTATTGAAATCAAAGATgcactttattgtgaaaggataGGAGCATTTCAGTTCAGGTCCGTGCAGTAGTGAATGTCATACCAAAAATACAGCTTATTGTTCATAACTGTTTGTCATGTTATCACCCACTGATTCAAAACTAACTTTTGAGTCAAATGTAGCAAGACATTAGTGTTGCAGTAACTACCATGAGTGCTTAGGTGTCACTAAATGATGCTTTTCAGAACATTTTCTGAATaaatgtgtgtttaagtgttctTTCTCTTATTTGATGCTCAGTAGCATTTGACATGCCATCTCCATTTGGATTTTCTGTTGTAGCTCTTACATCTCTGGTCAAATGTTGATGGAACACCATTTACGGAGGACCGAGCAATAGGTGCAATGTGAGGCACAGAGCCTCTGTAGTGTAGTTTCTTTTTGCCCATCAATCCATTTCTTTACACTTATCCGATTCAGGCTCACCAggggtggagaaaaaaaaagtaaaaatatcaaatacaattgaaatgaactgataTAAATAAGATGCAAGAGACATATCAATGTCATTTAGATGCTATTATCCAGTTTAAACTTTTATGTTCTATGGAAACATCAGTTTACGAGATtatgatttgcaaatcactgcattttgtttttgtttatatttacatttgtctgttttcctcagttttttttaaggcagcaaaaattacaaatgaaatggacagcaatttaaaaaacaatattttaattttacaaaATATTGGCCGTTACATTAATAATGCAtctccaaaaaaaaccccacatatACAGAATGTACTACAAGGACAGAAGCTATGACTCGCCTGAAGACCTGACAGGAAACACTGCTTTACTCCCTGCACAATTAAATCATCCACCTCTGTATGCACAACCCAGATGTGACTGCTGCAGTAAATCTTGGGCATCTCTGTTTAGTctccttgttttctgtcacatcTTGGATTCAGTCTGAATCTCCCGCCTCTGCTCCGATGGCTCCAACGGCTCCGGCCAACTCCTCTTCATGGCCTCGCAGACGATCACCTGGAaagacatacacacaaacactcaatCTGACTCATTCATTGACCGCATCCTCTGATCATAAGCTTAAGACAATGTTTTCCATCTTCCAAGTAAGATCTTATTCAGCCTTGTAGATCACAGGAggataatgatttttttaaaactaactTTTAAAGATGTATCTGATATTTTTGATGAAATAACATACAATACAAACCTGTCCCTAatacacattaaaacaaaaccagGCTTCCTGTactttaaatgcttttaaataaaGGTCTTCAGTAATCAGTTACGCACAATAAAAATATGGGAAATCTCCTACTCGACTTAAACCTGTGATGTATCTCTCATTTTGCCTATTTTTAGAATCACTCATCAGTTATGATCACCTCTGATGTTATCAGACAGCTTCAAGCCTCCAGAGTCTGTCAACCACAGAGCAATTAGCCTAATAAATTATGCCCAGCTCAGGCACCGTCATCTCTGTGGCCTCACGAAAATGTAGTgataaaaggcagaaacataACAGGAAATACTGACGGATGAGCTCAGCGATGGCTCTCTGTGTTCTCCTCTCCAACTTCTCCAGCTTCTTTGCCACATCGCGCTTTAGATCCCTAAATCCAGAattacaattttttaaaaaatcattaaCGAAATATCTTAAAATACACCAAGAGTTCATCATGCACCATACAGCTTGGAAAGCTATTTTGAAAACAGGTCTTACCAGTCTGGTTTTCTTGGGGCAAGGTTGGCTAAAtcctgaagaaagaaaaagaaaaaactcaacaTGGCAGATAAAAATGCTTCAGTGAAGAAAACTCACGTTTACACAGGGGTACCCACCACTTCCTCAATGATGGGCTCTGGATTAGCTGCCTCTAACTGATCTTTGACTTTATCTTCCACTGCAAACAATAAATACTTATCATTATATAGCCAACAGGAGTCAAAACTACAATCAGTAAGGCAGCATTGACACCAAAAAGGGTTTTTTAAAGGTCGCCTTTGATTGAAGATTTCTTACCTGATGCTGGTTTGGCTTTAGGCACCTGTCTTTCCTTTAGCTCTTCATCCTCTGGAGCGTAATTCCTCAATTTCAGttctctgtggaaaaaaaataccaCTTAATGTGATACTACTATTAGAAGTCTGAATGCTCTTAAAATGCTTTTTTCATACCATTAACCCACACTCTAGACCTCCAGGAGGTGGCAGTGTAGGCAAATATACTCCACCGGAGACTAAAGAGCATAAAAGACCACCTGCAATCCCTACACAGCTGCACATCTAATGTCTAAAGAAGGTTGGGTATAATGTCCCTCTTTATTCCCGTGAACACTTCTGATTAACATGTTCCACCTGCCGCCGGGCAGGAGAGCAGCAAACAGCTGAGGAATTCTTCCCTTGATGTTGAATTATACCGTCTTTCATCACAACTCCACATGGAGGAATTGTTGGCAAGCTTAGCTGACATCTCTGCAGATTAAACCGAGGGTCCAGAGGCAGAGGTAAACTACCGTCTGCCCAAGCACCAACCAAGAGTTATCAGCTGCTCTGAGCTTAACGTGGATTTGTGATGAAGCTTGAGAGCGTACACTCTTGATGCATTCATCAGACTCCTGGTGCTGCCAAAAGACAGACCAATGCCTTGTATGGGTGTGGGCAAAAATGCTAGTCATGTTCTGTGGTTGGACGCCTGAGGTCCACTTTTAATTCACACATCTCTCTTTCTCTACCTCCAGCATATCAGACCTTGAAGGGGCTGTTTTAAGGAGGCACTGTGCTGGTTTGTCCAGCTGATTATTAAAAGggactttttttttagcattaaaactgcaaacacaacaaatagAAATAAGACATTCTGTTGCACTTATCTGAAAGGAGCACAGCCTGCTGTTTAAATCGTTGCATCTTTGCAAAAGGCACCCAATGAGAAGAAAGTCAGCTCAAAGAGTGCACAAAAGTCTAGTATATGGTAAAAAAACGACTATTTGAAATAgttaatcatgcaaagctattgTAGGAGCATCTACAATGAAAAATATGGACCTGGTAATGAGCTTAACATGTcatctttatttaaaacatCGTTACTGCAGTAAAATTTATGTGATATGCAGAGGTATACTGATAAACTGCTTTAAAAGCAAGCAGAGCAGGTTTTCCTAGCAGCCACAATACACTTCAAAGGTTAGTAGAAGCAGTCATTTATCAGCCTTCATCAcgtaaaactgaaataaatagaaatgcTTTCAAAATGATAGCACAACATGTCTTCCTCAGGCATCCTGAAGCTTGGGTTGGAGCTCTTCTGTTACCCCTTATCTTCTGACAGCTTTCTACAATTAACAAGCTATTAAACAGGCACAAACGTAGCCCAAAACATGTTGCTACATGTAAGAAACATGAACACATTTAGCACAATCCTCAACTAAATTATGCATTATACTGTGTTTAAATAATTAACGTATATACGGGGCCAGAGGAAAGGGTGGATAAGTGTCACAACGTCAAGCACAAAGTCATTCTAATCTCTACTGTCTAAGAATGGAGCTAAAGTGGCACGCAAAGttccaaaaatacaaaaaataattccTGTAGGGAGCAACATCAAGGTAAGTGGGAAGAAAGGAAACATCAGCGTCATCATCTGAGGACCACGTCGTGgaggtgctggagcctatcctagcCATCACTGGGTGAGAGGTGGGATACACCTCGACAGGTCACCTGTCTATCACAGGGATTTTGTGCTATTTTTTTAAGAGGGTTTGTCACAGACAAACTGTGCTACGACTCGAGGGAATTATAACCCACTAATCTATCAGGAATCCTCCCCCCGCCTCCAACCCCACACCCCCTTtagcagaacaaaaaaaacaggacaaagagtTCATGTAAATTTTCGCCCTTCAAAAGCTTTTTGTTCCTGACTGTCTCTTAGTTTTACACTTCCAAACCTTTTGACGGTGTTTACACATTTCCACTTCAAGCACACCGTAGCATCAAAGAGAACCTGTGATAAATTCAGAGCTCTGGTCGAAGTCTGGCTTTCTCAAAATGTTTAGAGTGAACTGTTTTTAAGGAGGAGGTGCAGCAGTGTGTTCAAATGTTTGCACTGATAAAGCTATCTGCTTCATCAAACAACCAGTAAAAATAATTCCAGGCTACCAGAAATCCTTTAATTTAAACgtgaaattaaaacaaaaaactaacatGTAACAACAATATTTCCAAGTTCAGATTTCTTAAAACATGTTTGCCATTTCCAAGAACTCTAAATCTACTTAcctatctttaaaaaaaagaaaagacagggaAACACCCTGACACCTAACAAGATCTAACAGGAAAAGCTGCCTGGTTTGGTTGGTGCCTTTTGTGGAACAGGCTTGGAGGAATGCATGATATCACACAGGAAGCTAAAAGGTTCTTTGCAATCttaatgaattcattttgaCATTTGAAACTGGTGAAGCTCTCacaaattaaaattggaataaCCTTGGGACAAACATTTTGATTGTTCTGTTCCCTCATACATTCGTTTAGTCATTTGATGCCCCATGAAATTTTAATACCAATCCCAAGATACATTACACTGGCACCCTGCTAAAGATGAGTCtcaaattaaaacataaaaaagagaaaaagcctATAGACTGCATTGAGCAATAATTAGCCTTCGTTGCAGACAAATGTCTAAGTTAGGCTCTTAACCCTACAGCGAGTTTCTCATTCGCATGAAAGAGATCTGCCCTGTTGGACTGGAGGAAAAACAGAGGCACTCCCTTGGTGCCGTCAGTGCAGtcattaaatataaacaatggaaaaaaggTCCTGTAGGACAGGAAAGATGGCTGCTCCTTCCTACAAATGAACGCACATAAGTTGAGTAAGCTGAAGGTTATTTGAGCAGCTACTAGCACAAGGCTGGGATCCAGCCAAGTGTAAATACTGCATTTCACAACTTACACCGAGACATGCATTGGTGTCTAGATAAAGGGCAGATAAATGCTCTGATGATATACTTGTGAGTCAGTTTCAGTTCCGTTTGCACAGCTTAAAAAGCCTCAGCTAAAGGGGCGAGTAACAGCAATGAGTGGAGACGCAGTAACAAGCTTTTATGACGAATATTTAAAAGATAACAGGCGTTTGTTTTCTGTGGGAGGTGCAGCAAACCAACCTGTGTTTCTCTTGAGTGGCCTCTTCTAATGTGGCTTTTTTGCTCTCTGGCTCCCCATCGTCCTGCTCTCGCCCCTGTAAGGACATCAAAGTTATTAACATTACCGGCATTAATTGTTCATTATTCTTAGAGTacaaactagaaaaaaaaaaaacactaaaaaattATTGTAATCTGCCCTGAAGAATCATTTTGTAACatatgataagaaaatgaaaatcattttttcttttatattatttacatAAACGAAATGTGTTGGCAGTGGCTGGTGAAAGTGAAGGTATGTATGTGGTCATTTTAGCTCCAGCACCATAGAAAAACATGGTGCTGTTTGCATAGAAAAACAAACTAATATCTGCTTGTTGTCACTCGTCATTTGAGAGTCAAATAATGAATTTACATTTTAAGCTGCATTATTTCTTGACACTGAGCTATTCAGGAGAAGTAGTTCATAAACCCTGAGAactccatccattctcttatgcttatccttatcagggttgCGTGGGAGGGGGGTTggttgctggagcctatcccaactACAATATggcaagaggcagggtgcaccctggacaggtcgccagtctgtcgcagggctaacacagagagaaagacaaaaattCGCACTTACATTTACACCTATGTGTAATTTAAAATCAGCCCCACTAATCCAACTCTGATTACTCATCCTGATCATTTAAAGCTTTGTTTCTAGTCATGATGCATCTGAGATGGTGTCACACACTAAACCTTTCATTTGTAAACAACAGTGTAAGTGAAGAATGAAAAAGGCTTGCAGAAATTCCAAAAGCACAATATTGAGCCCATGTCACATCTTGTAACAAAGGATATCAAACCACTCCCAGCTTACATTTTCCTGAAGAGA
Coding sequences:
- the ccdc12 gene encoding coiled-coil domain-containing protein 12, with amino-acid sequence MEQSVGSLQEQALKRKERLKALREKQLHGREQDDGEPESKKATLEEATQEKHRELKLRNYAPEDEELKERQVPKAKPASVEDKVKDQLEAANPEPIIEEVDLANLAPRKPDWDLKRDVAKKLEKLERRTQRAIAELIRDRLRGHEEELAGAVGAIGAEAGDSD